Part of the Amblyomma americanum isolate KBUSLIRL-KWMA chromosome 7, ASM5285725v1, whole genome shotgun sequence genome, ccatgccgccggtggcatccgaacccacgacctccgaatatcgcgtccggtgctcttaccaactgagctacggcgacggttgtccaatctgctgctctcgtgggtatttatgtttactgggtgtaagcgagccttgagagtgttcaccagcgccaccctcgaccgtagcggcggacgtagcacgtcctgtaataccgcgagcgtgacgtagaacgtcatctaacggcgagggcgaaaactgtgcgagagccctcttatgctacctttggcattaagactgccagaaccgagaccccggttagctatcagcagacaagttaaaggaaatgaggggcccgtttgacaaatttatgaagggagccaacagtcaccgaaaccaaggtgcataggggaacgttaatttttttttttaatgcgttatgcttatcagtaggataataattcttagattaataaattgcttaaagaaaattactttcaaagcagcagaaaaacaaccatgccgccggtgggatccgaacccacgacctccgaatatcgcgtccggtgctcttaccaactgagctacggtgactgttggctcccttcataaatatatatatatatatatatatatatatatataccaacggTTGTCCTTTATCAGGGTTTTCGTTGACTGAatacataataattggtttttttagggggaaaggaaatggcgcagtatctgtctcatatatcgttggacacctgaaccgcgccgtaaggaaagggataagagagggagtgaaagaagaaaggaagaattaggtgccgtagtggagggctccggaataatttcgaacacctggggatctttaacgtgcactgacatcgcacagcacacgggcgccttagcgtttttgtgctgtgcgatgtcagtgcacgttaaagatccccaggtggtcgaaattattccggagccctccactacggcacctaattcttcctttcttctttcactccctctcttatccctttccttacggcgcggttcaggtgtccaacgatatatgagacagatactgcgccatttcctttccccctaaaaaaaaccaattattatgtatTCAGTCAACGAAAACCCTGATGAAGGACAAccgttggtatatatatatatatatatatatatatatatatatatatatatatatatatatatatatatatatatatatatatatatatatatatatatatatatatatatatatatatatatatatatatatatatatatatatatatatatatatatatatataatattgtAGAGCGGTTCATTGGcgcgatggaagcgccggctacgaagaccttggcacaggcaatcaacgaggcagagagccgagagaccagacacaagcggcagtgttccatccagcacgagcatccaaccggcggcgcgagcgcttcgtcgtcgctggcttcggggctggttcatcttcttcattccaagtgccccggcggaaagagggagccatcctggcgactcaaggagaggagactacgagggggctataatacggcttcaagcggctgacgtgaacgacgtcgcggccacggcggcgatggtccgaagaaggtgtcaccggttcgataatgtagttgaccggtgacgtacgctccaagatgcggtaagggccgatgtgcttggccgaaaatttgcacgtattcggaacagagagccagaccagtgagccagtggagaagtgaaccgcgggagtgtcttgatcggaagcatgggtacgaaTACAGAGATGTGCGTTTTTACGGACCTAGATGCAGAGGGTGAGGAGGaagtctctctctttcttttctttgaagAGAAAAACATACACACGCATCACGGAGTAGAAGATAAGAGTGTCGGCGttcactaaggggaaaggagcagggttgtgaaacaagttaaaaaaacaaGTTAATATACAGAGGTGACagataaataaatatatatatatatatatatatatatatatatatatatatatatatatatatatatatatatatatatatatatatatatagtatagaaagataaacgtatttggttgctagaggcaaaaattcaaagttgaaaacgcttcatttagccatagatttattttgagtcgacgtttcggacagagcctgtcctttctcaagactgaggttacaggggtcttcttcctcttcttaaggatatatatatatatatatatatatcaattatGAAACgatgggctcgtttgacaaacatattaagaaagccaacagtcaccgaaaccaaggtgcataggggaatgtttctaatttatttttttaatttgtagtgcctaTCAATTGGTTGTAAAGATTACTtacaaagcaacagaaaaaacaacattccgccggtggtatccgaacccacgacatccacGATATTCgcgcgcgacagcttgcaaggagcaCTTTGAACGCGTGTGCACTTTGAACAAAGCaagaatggttaggcagtgcaaaactaatcaccaaatccgcgccactgtttgcactactgacgttgtgtatgctgtgcctcttagctgcggtctggaatatattggccagacaggtcaatgctacaatgaaagagtgaggcagcacaagattgcgacaaaaaatggttatgggagccacatggccactcactgcaaaagctgcaagtgtcgtccaggttttgaaaatatcaaattcatcgcaaggtctaaagacaaatgagagcgtgaaatcatagaagcgtattacatcaagcagaggggtcatatctgcataagcaagccatctgtcccgctctcagaagaagagattaggtttctcagtgggtcattatcagagttGTAATCATTTCTTGATCCTTTTGGCATGTGTTCCTATGCTTTGTCACTGCGTGTTTTTGTTTGGttctatctttgcctgctggtgtggttattaagcggttttttccatgaataaacttagttggaagttggcgcctgtcctgtcttgagtgggcttgtcttcgtcttttagcgcctgtacgcttttttgcgtaaaccatgtcaagctacaaccaactagctcaaatgaaagtcttgctcaTTGATCTCGCAGCTCCGCGCCACGCGGAAAGCCGCCGAAAATAGATCCTCTGCGCGGCAGACCAACCCGCCGCCGAGGCAAGTTTCGCGGCACGCGGCGCGCCGCCGGCGTGCCGCGCCTGTTTTGTCACCAGCGTGTCCGTACCATAAAAGCATATGAAACGGCAAAAGAGGGGAAATTacggccataaaacatagccggcactcttcgagaacggaCGCTGGCAAAAGGCCAGGAcctcttaatgaccagcgagcCAGCGACTTAACAGGGAGCCGAGGGGACCGacgagcagatcctgctttcgaagcggccgccaAACTGCAGACTCAAACCCAGCGCCCGGTCAATAACAAAAAGCAAAGTAAAAAGTAAAACTTAAATACGCCGTGCAGTATGTTCGTACACCGTGAACAAATACAAaatccctctttcctgaaaaggcatccgAGCCCTGTCCTGCCTGGAGCCTTCTCTttaaccccccctcccccaccccccttccTCCCACGCACAcacatcgccgccgtcatcctcgcattgagagctactgcgacacGCCTCCTCACTCGAACCGTTGAGTGATGGCTGCGTGAATAGCAAAAAACGACGCGAAAGCGGCGCACGCCAGgtgcggcagcggcggcgcgcgcgtcccTGTCAGGAAGGCGGGGGCAGTCTGACAGCTCGCGCTGTGTTGCGCGCGCCGTCGCGAAGCAGTTGTGCGCCTCCTTTCCGAGCACAAAATGGCTAATAACAACAGCAGGACACATTGCTGTGTAGTAGGATGCAGTAATACGTATCTGAATTCGCCTGGGACAAGGTTTTATGGATTCCCGACGCGACACTGGGAGACGGAACGGCGTGAGCGCTGGATTCGGCTTATTCTTCGCCAAAAGTAAGTTTGAGCTCCTTTTCTTGTTCTCATACCATGCTGTAGACATAGGGACTCGTTGCAGTTTTACAGTGCAGGAAAAATCAAGTTTTTTGGCACTGTCTTGATGCACTTTCGTGAACTTATATGACGATAGATAAAAAGCGCCGCAGCATCGTTCCTTGCAAACGTGTAGCGGAGTATCATGTATATTTGTTGTTATTTTGAACTATGCAGCGAAGATGGTACGGATTGGATGCCTTCGAGGAAATCAAAAATATGCAGCAGGCATTTTGTAAGCAATGCTAAATCGAATGAAGAAGGGCACCCATCCTACGACCCAAGCATCTTTCCATCAGCGTACAAAAAAGCAAGCACAAGTGGTTCGTCCGGGCGTCATGACAGGTATGCTGACAAATGTATCAACTTCGGGTTCATTAATGTGTACTTGTTGTTGTGTTTTCGGGGCTAGATATTTTCTCCAAGAACGCGTAATTGGCCTGAAAAACGACAGCAGGCACATGGCTGCATGCAGGTGCGCTTGTAAAACTATCATATGTGTTCGCCACAATCTCGAACGTCTCCATTCCTGTCGTCTTGCTGCACATCTCTTAGACCATTTTAAATGTACTACGCTGCTGTATTTATTCCCCGTTCAGAGCGGCGTGtcacaatactttttttttgctccgcctGGTCGAGAGCTTAGTTGTTTTAATACATTGTGCTGGCGGCGGTGAGCGAAACGTCTGTTCGTTTGACGACTGaccttgatttcttttctttttgcacttccGCTTAGTTTTGTTGCATAATATTTGCAGGCGAAAGGAAAGAGAGAGCAGAAAGCATGATCAGCAGATCGACGATGATCCTCGCCCACTGAATGCAGTTTCACCTGACGCCAACTCTCCACCGAGTGGCGGTGACGAAACTGCGTCACAAAAGAAGTTTGCCGATGTACGTAGGTTTTCCTTCAAAGCAGCATTGAGCGTTTGCAAAACTGTGAGAGGTAGCTTATTTGCGCAGCGAAAACCACTTCACCATGGCAGCCAAGCCGGTTCCGGGGACAGAAAATAGGGTGCAGTGCTGTAGACACACATAATTCCTGCACATTTCTGCAATTTGTTGCTTTCGCGATAAAGGTAGTTAAGTGCAGCTCTACCAAGCCATTCCTTAGCAGGTACAACTCACTCTCCCCGCGCTGCAATCGCGAAGGAAGGGTGCGCCAAGGCAATTCATGTCAATGCATACACAGCGTACGGCTTGGACAGATGtcttagcgctgcacccaacttctcttCCTAGGATAGGCAGCGTCTTCATGGTAGAGTTTTTGCTACGCAGGGAAGTTGATTCACGGAATCTTGAAAAGGATCAGTATGCAAGCAATCCGGAAAATGTTAACAGCAGCCGCTGACCTGctacttttttttgtatttcgttcATTGCAGGCATGCACGATGACCGACATGGAGCCCGAATGCCTTTCCGGGGAATTTACGTTCATCTCGACAACATCAAATTGCAACGCAAGTTGCTATGTGCACCACAGGACTTCCACCACCGCTGAACGCGGAACCTCATGTGATTCAGCTCAATTGTGCGACAAAAACGTGGGCCCTGTGCGGAAACAGCCGTACTTTGGAGGTTTTAGGGCACTCCATGGTAATGAGGCTGCGCTGCaatccttcactgcggtgtcattTCAGCTTTTTTCGTTGCTCCTAAGTGTTCTTCCGCCAGGAACGCAAAGGTTAAGGGAGCTTTCCGTTGAGGACaagcttcttttgtttttgatgaagctGAAACATGGCTTGCCGTTTTCGTTTCTCGCTTCACTGTTTTGCGTGCACAGCACAACGGCGTCCAGGGTATTCAAGTCTGTTCTTGTGAACATAAAAGTAGCAACGAAAGACTGGATCTATTGGCCGTCACGATTAGCAATGCAGCGCACAATGCCGCCGAGCTTCAAAAGGCACTGCGATACGTGCAGGGCTATTATAGATTGTACTGAAATAGAAACCGAAATGCCGCCAGATGTGGAGACACGCAACCTGTGGTTTTCCCACTACAAGGGCAGGTACACCCTGAAGTATTTAATCTGCATCGCACCGAATGGTGCAATAACTTTCGTATCAGAAGGGTACGGCGGAAGGACTTCGGACGCGACCATCACAGTGGACGGCAAGCTGTTATCCCTTCTAGAGCCTGGCGATGTCATTCTAGCGGACAAAGGCTTTCCGGGAATTCGCACTGACGTTGGGGTGCAACAGGCGACACTTGTGATGCCACCATTTGCGACGAGTGCCCAGTTTACGGAGTCAGAAGTCGATGCGACGTTTGAGACAGCGTCTGTTTGCATTCATGTGGAAAGAGTTATCCAAAGGCTGAAAACGTTCAATATACTTTCCCAAAGAATTCCTCATGAACTGGCTGGGTATGTCGATGATATTGTTCATGTGGTCGCTGTGATAACAAACCTAAAGCCAGGAATTTTTGCAAGGAACGAATGCAATGTCTCATAAGACACTCTGTTTATTACACTTCTCGGTATGTACATATTGCACAGCTCTGTTTTTGACCCTTTGGCAAATAAACAAATCATGAAAAAACTGAGTATATTTCATGAAAGGATTACTGCACCATTACGTGTTGTAGTATTCTTTCAAGCATGTCAGGTACTTTGCGAAGTAAAACTCCCGGAGCAACGGAATCGCTTCGGCGAGGTATTCTTCATCCCGGGAAATTTTAATCGTCAGGGAATCAGCTTCCGTGTAGACGTAAAACCAGCACTGTTGTAGCTCCAGGGCGTACAGGGAGATCTGTATTTGAGCGTAGTAAGTGTGCTTTTTTCGCAGCTCCAGAGCATCGTTCTTTTGCAAATATGGCAAAAGTGGATCTGTTGTCAGCGTCTGACCTCTGCGACTGAAGGGGCAATTTATCTCCAAAAGCACAGCCTCGTTCTCGTGCGTCCTGCATTTCAGAACAGAATAATCAAATGCAGCAATGGAAGTTATTGATGTTCTGGCAAAATAGCAAAAAGGTGATATCTTGTACAAAAATTATTATATACTTACAGAAAGATTCCGTCCGGAGAGCACGCTAACCACGACTCCTTGCGTGAAACAACCAGGCCGAACAATGAAACTTCAACGCCGTGTTCATTCTCAAATGCTCGGCGGGCTTTGGGCTCAATCGCGATGCCGTATCGCACGGTTGGCCCTCCGAAGTCTTGCTCGAAAATGAGGGACCTCGCTCTTCTGTCAATATTTTCTTGCCGACAGCAAAGTACTCTGTAGgcctgaaaagaaagcaaatagcgcacttcataaATTTTGCAGGGTTCATTAAATGTAGACGTTTTTACACGGAGTTGTATGATACGCTCGGTAAAGAGGAATAATTCGTTCCAATTGTCTGGCttaaaacagcaaaagaaaattagAGCTTAGAATAAATATTTTGCAGCCAAAACGATATTTCTGCGCCACGGGCAAGTTTACTCACATTATCACAATTTTGTTTGCTCACAGCGAACTGCTATTTCCAACCTTTTACTCTGGTATGCGAAAGTTCTTTTATTTCGTAGTGAGTCCTCCGAATCCCCTTTTTtttggtggtttttttttttccaccattgGTGGCCGGCGGGTTTTACTTGGAATTTAAGGCCCTCGGCGGAGCTCGTTCGGCTCCGCAGCTGCCATTCCAAGGACTGTGCCACTGCGGGGCCCACCCTTCGCGACGGCCAACACGCGCGCGCGGTTTCTGGTCTAACAATGGTCAAACCCGTGCGGAAGGCGTTTGCTTGACTCTTGCATTACCTCCTAGACAGGTTTTTAACTCATGGCACATTCAACAGACGCCGAGGAATGCTAATGGATCTCTGGGAACCCTTCCCTCTTCTTGCACCTGCGATTTCCGGTCATTGACTTCGCAACTCGTCCGAGCTCACACCTGAGGAAGCCCAAATTTTGCGCAGCAAAGAATCGCTTACCTTTGTTCCAGTTATGCGCGGAATCCTAGCTCGCTTCCACTGCGCCTTGTCGTCCAGCGTCTTTTTGGACAGTGAAGGCACGTTTTCAGGGGCAACAGCAACATGTTCCTCATAAATCTTTGCCTCCACATCTGAAAGACTGGGTGATAATTTAGTACAGTAATCACATATCCTAATGTCTAAGAATCAGGGCACTTGTCCTAACTGTGTAGAAATTAAACAAACCTTGCAGTGAAATTCCGCTTTTTTAGCACAAGCTTTCCGCAAGAATCCTGCATGAAGTAGCTGGGGTACTCCTTTTCTGAACAATCCCAGTCAAAAAGTTTTACGTTGCCGGCAGGAGTTTCAGTGCGCACAGGCGCTTCACCACAGCTTTCACCCTCTTCTGCTTGTAAAAGCTCGTTTATTGGACATTCGATATCCCCAATATATTGACGCACGTGTTGCAGCGATAACGACCTAGCAGttgctgaaaaaatgaaaaaaatatgagcggcAGATTACACAGCGGGTACATCATTTCAAGGGATAGTTTCAACAGGGAATTTCACATCGAAAACCGAAGGTGCTGCAAACGAGAATGTTATCAAGTCAGGTTTGCGccgttcgctcaaaaactggaGTTTTCTAGTTACCTTCAATGTTATGccgcttggccgtcttcgaaagtTTAGGGTAAACATTCTTAAATGTAGGAACACCCCAGGCTTGCGGTTGGCTCGTTTTAGAGAGCGTTTCACACTGCTCCAAAtacacggcaacggcagcagcgtgTTTGCATTTGCCTGCGACGCCTGccttgcaactgcagctcgcggcAACAAGCTGTCTACTGGAAGATAgctacataaaaaaataaagtaaGATCGCAGCGCTAACAGACATTAGATAGAAATATTTCTTACCGTTAATTTGATGGTTTTCGGTGGCGCAGTAATGCTCGTCTGCGCAATGCACCGGGCTGTTACTTCGCTCCCGTCGCACGACACCACCTCTTTCACGTTGTGTACGTGTCCTGCTTCAAAAAGCTTCGTGCCTTTCTTGATGTTTGCTCCTCTCAAGAATTTTTCCGCATCGTGAATAGCGCGAAATCCCGCCTCTACAATAAGTGGCACGCCGCTGGCAGACGCCATCCCTTCGAAGTCGCGAGGCGAGCCTTCCTGACAGGGACGAGGAActggccgcgaggggcgctgaacgcagcgtcaacggtggcggtgcctggcgggtgcagggtgcctataatcaggatacgttcgtaggccggccaccgaaccggcaACCATTAAGTGCGTGTACTTGGCTGAGTGCCCCTCCTGCGTCAGAGGCCTCCCCACAGCGGCCGCAGCGAGTAAATGATTCCGACCGTGTTCCCACAAGAGGAGCCGACACGGCCACGTGTTTACCAGTACGTGCACCTTTGTACAATGGGAAACCCtttgggtggatccttggcaGGCTCGTCTCCGGCAGAGTGGCCCCGCTCTATCTTCTGCGGAGTAGGCGTCATGCATTAATAAAAATGAATGTAGCCCAAACAAGCGTCGGCCTTGCAAATACATTAAGAACATTGAATTAACGTTCGGTTTGGTAtagcttatgggggtttaacgtcccaaagcgagtcaggctaggAGAGAccccgtagtgaatggctccagaaatttcgaccacctggggttctttaacgtgcactgacattgcacagcacacgggcctctagaatttcgcctccatcgaaattcgaccaccgcggccgggatcgaaccaaaCAAAAATTAACATTGCTATAATGTTTTGCTGCTACCCGGACAATTCACAAATGGTCAACCAAGTCAGGGCACGAGAAAAATGATAGAAAACTTGGAAAGGAAGGACAAACATATTCTAAGCTAGATGAGGCAATTGCTACCACGCACTAAAAAATCGCAAGCTACTGCTCGCCACATCTTTGCACCATATCCAACGATGTTGatccaatgtaggactgaagcattATAACAAtattacttttctttttctttagtcgagagttaattgtaagttcttgatgtactttTATAATATTTTTTGCAATTTTATCATATACATTTAACGTTCTTATACCACTATAAAATAATCAATAGAAAATAAATGCAACATTCTCGAAATTGTTAAAGCAACCTCCCACGAGCATGCGGGTCCACCAGTTGTGACGGTACACAAGTTGACACTTTTCAAAGACGAACTACggggcggcacttgagctccacacacagcacagcatgcaaatcatACATTCGCCTCCGGACGGGTGCTATCGTGTCAAGCCTATACACCCGTTACCCACGGGTGGCTGGTGAGTAATAGTGACGAATGGGTAATAAAGAAAAATTCCTAACAAAATATTGTAGCTGTGCATAGAATGCATGGTAGGCACAATACAAGAGATTCAGTTGCAACGTACATCTAGTCGAATATTATATTTACTGAAGGAACAGTGGTAAAAGGTCTGGGACaaacatattgcacttttgtttatatttatgattccaACATTATAATAAAGTTTAGAGGACTATATTAAAACATTGTTCATTTGGGACTTTAAACAAATGTTTTGGCACCACATATATTATTTTATGGTAATGTTTAGCAATATATTAGCATTAAAAAGTCACCATATCAAAATAATATTTACTCTCAGTGTTGAACTAATGTTTTCTTTATAACACATAATGTTATTTAATAATGTTCAAAATTGAAGTAACATTCCAAAGCGGTATTTAATGTTActgccattattctaatgttcggtgtgGCCCGCGGCCCATCCATCTCGTGTGAACGCTATTGTAACCGAGCGCCCTTTACATGGCGTCCTTTCCGTGCGTATATGTTTGTTTATGTGAGTTCCTCCTTTACATTTTGCAACCGGAGCCTCGGCgcgcggtggttcagcgggtagtgctctcgactgctgatcccgagtgcgcgggttcgatcccggccgatgcggccgcgtttcgatggaggcgaaatgcagaaggcgcccatgtactgtgcgatccCAGTGCACGGTAGAGACATTTTCgggacaggtggtcgacattatctgGAGCTGTCTACTGCTTCGTCCCTAATAttctgagtcgttttgggattctaaaccccataaaaacacacaaaacaaattttacgaCCAGAGTGGCGAGTGTCCCTTCCCCTCGGAAGTCGCGCGGCGTTCCTTTCACCCCCAAAGCGTgcacagtgagctccagtgacgcagcaggccgagaagattccctttctcttttcttaggattgaagtccggatttgaccagag contains:
- the LOC144096669 gene encoding uncharacterized protein LOC144096669; translated protein: MANNNSRTHCCVVGCSNTYLNSPGTRFYGFPTRHWETERRERWIRLILRQNEDGTDWMPSRKSKICSRHFVSNAKSNEEGHPSYDPSIFPSAYKKASTSGSSGRHDRRKERESRKHDQQIDDDPRPLNAVSPDANSPPSGGDETASQKKFADACTMTDMEPECLSGEFTFISTTSNCNASCYVHHRTSTTAERGTSCDSAQLCDKNVGPVRKQPYFGGFRALHGNEAALQSFTAVSFQLFSLLLSVLPPGTQRLRELSVEDKLLLFLMKLKHGLPFSFLASLFCVHSTTASRVFKSVLVNIKVATKDWIYWPSRLAMQRTMPPSFKRHCDTCRAIIDCTEIETEMPPDVETRNLWFSHYKGRYTLKYLICIAPNGAITFVSEGYGGRTSDATITVDGKLLSLLEPGDVILADKGFPGIRTDVGVQQATLVMPPFATSAQFTESEVDATFETASVCIHVERVIQRLKTFNILSQRIPHELAGYVDDIVHVVAVITNLKPGIFARNECNVS
- the LOC144096670 gene encoding uncharacterized protein LOC144096670 encodes the protein MQDSCGKLVLKKRNFTASLSDVEAKIYEEHVAVAPENVPSLSKKTLDDKAQWKRARIPRITGTKAYRVLCCRQENIDRRARSLIFEQDFGGPTVRYGIAIEPKARRAFENEHGVEVSLFGLVVSRKESWLACSPDGIFLTHENEAVLLEINCPFSRRGQTLTTDPLLPYLQKNDALELRKKHTYYAQIQISLYALELQQCWFYVYTEADSLTIKISRDEEYLAEAIPLLREFYFAKYLTCLKEYYNT